One stretch of Muribaculum intestinale DNA includes these proteins:
- the ribH gene encoding 6,7-dimethyl-8-ribityllumazine synthase, translating into MSTALSTGAPSGELPVISKNAKIALVAARWNSHITTPLAQGAANLLESRGIAYSSFEVPGTVELTYAAARLQPMFDAVIIIGCVIRGDTPHFDYVCQSVTEGMTQLNLNAECPVIFGVLTVNDEQQAIDRAGGRLGNKGTEAAEAAIHMISFAEATAITTDSLQ; encoded by the coding sequence ATGTCAACAGCCCTCTCTACCGGTGCCCCCTCAGGCGAACTGCCGGTTATATCAAAAAATGCAAAAATAGCCCTCGTCGCCGCCCGCTGGAACAGCCACATCACCACACCGCTTGCCCAAGGAGCCGCCAATCTCCTCGAGAGCCGCGGCATAGCATACAGCAGCTTTGAAGTGCCCGGAACTGTCGAACTCACCTACGCCGCAGCTCGCCTGCAGCCAATGTTCGACGCCGTAATAATAATCGGATGCGTAATCCGCGGCGACACCCCACACTTCGACTACGTATGCCAAAGCGTCACCGAAGGCATGACACAGCTCAACCTCAATGCCGAATGCCCGGTGATATTCGGAGTGCTCACCGTTAACGACGAGCAGCAGGCTATCGACCGAGCCGGAGGCCGGCTCGGCAACAAAGGCACCGAAGCGGCCGAAGCGGCAATCCACATGATCAGCTTCGCCGAAGCCACTGCCATCACTACCGATTCCCTTCAATAA
- the nuoL gene encoding NADH-quinone oxidoreductase subunit L — protein sequence MEIISIFILCIPLFMFLLLGLTGMKMSHKLAGVLGCLGMGTVLVLSYWTALSYFFGDFYTAEGTRAALVLWNVDWLQFTQHLVIRLGFMLDPISAMMLIVIPTISFMVHLYSMGYMEGEKGFQRYFAFLSLFSFSMLGLVVATNIFQMYIFWELVGASSYLLIGFFYKLPSAVSASKKAFIVTRFADLGFLLGILILSYCTQTFDFLDITSAAVANYEGGVASYTGPFTGILTSFSGMTFLGASTLTWALVLIFMGGMGKSAMLPLHIWLPDAMEGPTPVSALIHAATMVVAGVYLVARLFPLYLLEMSAMNIIAVVGCITAFYAAVVACTQIDIKRVLAFSTISQIAFMVTSLGIARPEIHEGLGFMASMFHLFTHAMFKALLFLGAGALIHAVHSNNYTAMHGLRKYMPVTHITFLIGCLAIAGIPPFAGFFSKDEILAAAFENHWFWGAWLMMVAGLTAFYMFRLYYMIFWWKEHDCAHHTPHDAPVVMSIPLVFLAAVSCVAGFIPFGHFVTWNGASYDIHMVGWVAISSVCVAVLAILLATKMYLKENPLPDKLADTFHGLWTAAHHRFYWDELYMWITHKVIFQCICRPIAWFDRHIIDGTMDSFAKVTQWTSLQVRGLQSGNVQFYVWIYLVGALALGTIAWICLL from the coding sequence ATGGAAATTATATCAATCTTCATACTCTGCATACCCCTCTTCATGTTCCTGCTGCTCGGCCTTACAGGCATGAAGATGAGCCATAAGCTCGCGGGCGTACTCGGCTGTCTCGGTATGGGCACCGTGCTCGTGCTCAGCTACTGGACCGCACTGAGCTACTTCTTCGGCGACTTCTATACCGCCGAGGGCACACGTGCCGCTCTTGTACTCTGGAATGTGGACTGGCTACAGTTCACACAGCATCTTGTAATCCGTCTGGGCTTCATGCTCGACCCGATATCGGCCATGATGCTCATCGTGATACCCACCATCTCGTTTATGGTGCATCTCTACTCGATGGGCTACATGGAGGGAGAGAAGGGCTTCCAGCGTTATTTCGCATTCCTGTCGCTCTTCAGCTTCTCGATGCTCGGCCTTGTAGTGGCCACCAACATCTTCCAGATGTATATCTTCTGGGAGCTTGTGGGCGCATCGTCCTACCTGCTGATCGGCTTCTTCTACAAGCTGCCTTCGGCAGTGTCGGCCTCTAAGAAGGCGTTTATCGTCACCCGTTTCGCCGACCTCGGCTTCCTGCTGGGTATCCTTATTCTCAGCTACTGCACACAGACGTTCGACTTCCTCGACATCACTTCGGCCGCTGTGGCCAACTATGAAGGCGGAGTCGCTTCCTACACCGGTCCGTTCACCGGCATCCTTACTTCATTCTCCGGAATGACCTTCCTCGGTGCCTCGACTCTCACATGGGCTCTCGTGCTTATCTTCATGGGAGGTATGGGTAAGTCGGCTATGCTTCCGCTCCACATCTGGCTCCCCGATGCTATGGAAGGCCCGACTCCCGTGTCGGCCCTCATCCATGCCGCAACGATGGTTGTGGCCGGTGTGTACCTGGTGGCCCGTCTGTTCCCGCTCTATCTGCTTGAGATGTCGGCGATGAACATCATCGCTGTCGTGGGCTGCATCACCGCATTCTATGCGGCTGTGGTGGCATGCACACAGATTGACATCAAGCGCGTGCTCGCGTTCTCGACCATCTCTCAGATTGCGTTCATGGTGACATCGCTCGGCATCGCCCGTCCCGAAATCCACGAGGGTCTCGGCTTCATGGCCTCGATGTTCCATCTGTTCACCCACGCCATGTTCAAGGCTCTGTTGTTCCTTGGCGCCGGTGCTCTGATACATGCCGTACACTCCAACAACTATACGGCCATGCACGGTCTGCGCAAGTATATGCCCGTCACCCACATCACGTTCCTTATCGGCTGTCTGGCCATCGCGGGCATACCCCCCTTCGCCGGCTTCTTCTCCAAGGACGAGATTTTGGCCGCCGCATTCGAGAACCACTGGTTCTGGGGCGCATGGCTTATGATGGTTGCGGGCCTGACCGCTTTCTACATGTTCCGTCTCTACTACATGATTTTCTGGTGGAAAGAGCATGACTGCGCTCACCATACCCCCCACGACGCTCCTGTGGTGATGAGCATACCTCTGGTATTCCTTGCCGCTGTAAGCTGTGTGGCCGGTTTCATACCTTTCGGACACTTCGTGACATGGAACGGCGCCAGCTACGATATCCACATGGTAGGCTGGGTGGCTATCTCCAGCGTGTGCGTTGCAGTGCTTGCCATTCTGCTGGCCACAAAGATGTATCTCAAGGAGAATCCTCTCCCCGACAAGCTCGCCGATACATTCCACGGCCTTTGGACCGCCGCCCACCATCGCTTCTACTGGGACGAGCTCTATATGTGGATTACCCACAAGGTGATATTTCAGTGCATATGCCGTCCGATAGCATGGTTTGACCGCCATATCATCGACGGAACGATGGACAGCTTTGCCAAAGTCACCCAGTGGACCTCATTGCAGGTGCGCGGACTTCAGTCGGGCAACGTGCAGTTCTATGTATGGATTTATCTTGTCGGAGCGCTTGCTCTGGGTACAATAGCCTGGATCTGCCTGCTGTAA
- a CDS encoding carbohydrate kinase family protein, whose translation MRKIIIIGECALQITFDGTAPVASAPHGVLLNAAAAIAASAQQVSLVSEIASDPVGDIILRYLNDAGVDTESVDRYTGGATQLHLLFSDGKSSRYGAYHDSGFTVVWPRINPGDILLFGGNYALDPRARTRLFDIVRYARERNAKVIYVPDFEPARVRNITHLMPAILENFEAADIAVTTSADLRAIFRAKDPDEAFRDHISFYTDTMYNLSHDGRLTIHSHASPDTLPTLFLTSPTPVALLSALTTVLLADNDSPEK comes from the coding sequence ATGCGTAAAATAATCATAATCGGCGAATGCGCCCTGCAGATTACCTTCGACGGCACAGCCCCGGTCGCATCAGCACCCCATGGCGTCCTGCTCAACGCCGCGGCGGCAATAGCCGCATCCGCACAGCAGGTAAGCCTCGTAAGCGAGATTGCCTCCGACCCCGTGGGCGACATAATACTGCGCTATCTTAACGACGCCGGTGTCGACACGGAAAGCGTCGACCGATACACCGGAGGAGCGACACAGCTGCACCTGCTCTTCTCCGACGGAAAAAGCTCGCGCTACGGAGCATACCACGACTCCGGATTCACCGTAGTATGGCCGAGAATAAATCCCGGCGACATACTGCTCTTCGGCGGAAACTACGCCCTCGACCCAAGAGCACGGACACGCCTGTTCGACATAGTGCGATATGCCCGCGAACGCAATGCAAAGGTCATATATGTACCCGACTTCGAGCCGGCGCGAGTGCGCAACATCACCCACCTCATGCCGGCTATCCTCGAAAACTTTGAGGCGGCCGACATTGCCGTGACCACCTCTGCCGACCTTCGTGCGATATTCCGCGCGAAAGACCCCGACGAGGCATTCCGCGACCACATTTCATTCTACACCGACACCATGTACAACCTCTCCCACGATGGCCGGCTTACAATCCATTCCCACGCTTCGCCCGACACTCTGCCGACTCTGTTCCTCACATCCCCCACCCCGGTGGCGCTCCTTTCGGCCCTGACCACAGTACTCCTCGCCGACAACGACTCTCCCGAGAAATAA
- a CDS encoding NuoM family protein: MIFSNILIYFVVIPLVMLGLLFLCRDIKQVRTVAVIGSTALVALSVYLLFDFLHLRQLGADAPMLYTGSWMWFEPLNIHLALGVDGISVAMILLSAIIVFAGTFASWKIDPLPKDFFLWLILLSTGVFGFFISIDLFTMFMFYEVALIPMYLLIGLWGTGRKEYSAMKLTLMLMGGSAFLLLGILGIYYHSAPEGGQLTMNLLEISANGAIPHGWQTFLFPITFVGFGVLGAMFPFHTWSPDGHASAPTAVSMLHAGVLMKLGGYGCFRVAIYLMPQAANELAWIFLILTGISVVYGAFSACVQTDLKYINAYSSVSHCGMVLFAILMLNTTAMTGAVLQMLSHGLMTALFFALIGMIYGRTHTRDIRLMGGLMKIMPFLAVCYVIAGMASLGLPGLSGFVAEMTIFVGSWEHTDMFHRAFTVAACCSIVITAVYILRVVGKLLFGPVQDEHHLSLTDATWWERLSAITLIVCVAGIGCFPNWISTLIHNSFLPIIEVLTK; encoded by the coding sequence ATGATATTCTCAAATATTCTGATATATTTCGTAGTCATCCCGCTGGTGATGCTCGGGCTGCTGTTCCTCTGCCGGGACATCAAGCAGGTGCGCACAGTGGCCGTCATCGGCTCTACGGCGCTTGTGGCCCTTTCGGTATATCTGCTCTTTGACTTCCTGCATCTGCGCCAGCTCGGCGCCGACGCTCCGATGCTCTACACCGGGTCGTGGATGTGGTTTGAGCCTCTCAACATCCATCTTGCCCTCGGTGTCGACGGAATTTCCGTGGCGATGATTCTGCTTTCGGCGATTATCGTATTTGCCGGCACTTTCGCATCGTGGAAAATCGATCCGCTGCCCAAAGATTTCTTCCTTTGGCTCATTCTTCTGTCGACCGGCGTGTTCGGGTTCTTCATCTCAATCGACCTGTTTACGATGTTCATGTTCTACGAGGTGGCTCTTATCCCGATGTACCTTCTCATCGGACTCTGGGGTACAGGCCGCAAGGAGTACAGCGCCATGAAGCTGACCCTTATGCTTATGGGCGGCTCGGCATTCCTGCTGCTCGGCATCCTCGGCATCTACTACCACTCGGCTCCCGAGGGCGGACAGCTGACCATGAACCTTCTTGAGATTTCGGCCAACGGCGCCATACCCCACGGCTGGCAGACATTCCTCTTCCCGATTACATTCGTAGGTTTCGGTGTGCTCGGCGCGATGTTCCCGTTCCACACATGGAGTCCCGACGGTCACGCCTCGGCTCCGACCGCTGTGTCGATGCTCCACGCCGGTGTGCTCATGAAGCTCGGCGGTTACGGCTGCTTCCGTGTGGCCATCTATCTGATGCCCCAGGCGGCCAATGAGCTGGCATGGATATTCCTTATCCTGACCGGTATCTCGGTAGTGTACGGAGCATTCAGCGCCTGCGTACAGACCGACCTCAAGTATATCAACGCCTACTCTTCGGTAAGCCACTGCGGCATGGTGCTCTTCGCCATCCTCATGCTCAACACCACCGCCATGACAGGCGCCGTGCTCCAGATGCTCTCGCACGGTCTGATGACAGCCCTCTTCTTCGCCCTTATCGGTATGATTTACGGACGTACACATACCCGCGATATCCGTCTGATGGGCGGCCTTATGAAGATAATGCCTTTCCTGGCCGTATGCTATGTAATCGCCGGTATGGCCTCGCTGGGTCTGCCCGGTCTGTCGGGCTTCGTGGCTGAAATGACAATCTTTGTAGGCTCATGGGAGCACACCGACATGTTCCACCGCGCGTTTACCGTGGCTGCCTGCTGCTCGATTGTGATTACCGCGGTGTATATCCTCCGCGTTGTAGGCAAGCTGCTCTTCGGCCCGGTACAGGACGAGCACCATCTGTCGCTCACCGACGCCACATGGTGGGAGCGTCTGTCGGCTATCACACTTATCGTGTGTGTGGCCGGTATCGGTTGCTTCCCCAACTGGATCAGCACCTTGATCCACAATTCGTTCCTCCCCATTATCGAAGTCCTCACAAAGTAA
- the rpsI gene encoding 30S ribosomal protein S9, which yields MEKVNAVGRRKAAIARVIMGEGNGTITINKRPLEVYFPSSILQYIVKQPLATLEAEGKYDIKVNLDGGGYKGQAEALRLAIARALVKVNPEDKPALRAEGFMTRDPRSVERKKPGQPKARKRFQFSKR from the coding sequence ATGGAAAAGGTTAATGCAGTAGGCCGTCGCAAGGCCGCTATCGCCCGCGTAATCATGGGCGAGGGCAATGGCACCATCACCATCAACAAGCGTCCCCTCGAAGTATATTTCCCCTCGTCTATACTTCAGTATATCGTAAAGCAGCCTTTGGCAACACTCGAAGCCGAGGGCAAGTATGACATCAAGGTCAACCTCGACGGCGGCGGTTACAAAGGACAGGCAGAGGCACTCCGTCTGGCTATCGCCCGCGCTCTTGTAAAGGTTAACCCCGAGGACAAGCCCGCACTCCGTGCAGAAGGCTTCATGACCCGCGACCCGCGTTCGGTAGAGCGTAAGAAACCCGGTCAGCCCAAGGCACGCAAGCGCTTCCAGTTCTCCAAGCGTTAA
- the rplM gene encoding 50S ribosomal protein L13, with amino-acid sequence MDTLSYKTLTPNEQQCNREWVVIDATDQVLGRLCSVVAMILRGKNKPTYSPFVECGDNVIIINADKVRLTGNKWTDREYLRYTGYPGGQRVSTPELLKQKSFNKHIKPGYNPLFIKVIKGMLPKNRLGRQIIENMHVYNGPAHPHEAQNPKVIDINTIK; translated from the coding sequence GTGGATACTTTAAGCTACAAGACATTAACCCCCAACGAGCAGCAGTGCAACCGCGAATGGGTGGTAATCGACGCCACCGACCAGGTTCTCGGCCGTCTTTGCTCAGTTGTTGCCATGATACTTCGCGGCAAGAACAAGCCCACCTACTCTCCTTTCGTAGAGTGTGGTGACAATGTAATCATCATCAACGCCGACAAGGTGCGCCTCACCGGCAACAAGTGGACCGACCGCGAATATCTCCGCTATACCGGCTATCCCGGCGGCCAGCGTGTGTCGACCCCCGAGCTTCTCAAGCAGAAGTCGTTCAACAAGCACATCAAGCCCGGCTACAACCCCCTCTTCATCAAGGTGATAAAGGGTATGCTTCCCAAGAACCGTCTGGGTCGTCAGATCATCGAGAATATGCACGTATACAACGGTCCCGCACATCCCCACGAAGCGCAGAACCCCAAAGTAATCGACATCAACACCATTAAATAA
- a CDS encoding SIS domain-containing protein, with amino-acid sequence MTDVQESMRHILRCESDAILNIPVSDAYDRAVELIIEHVHRRRGKLVTSGMGKAGQIAMNIATTFSSTGTPAVNLHPSEAQHGDLGVLQPDDVMLLISNSGKTYEIIALVELAHNLYPRVPLIVITGNPDSPLAAIADVTLSTGGAPEVCPLGLTPTTSTTMMTVIGDVLVVNVMRLTGFSREQYALRHHGGYLGSKSRGEESSTER; translated from the coding sequence ATGACCGACGTACAGGAATCGATGCGGCACATCCTCCGATGTGAAAGCGACGCAATTCTCAACATACCCGTCTCCGACGCCTACGACCGTGCTGTAGAGCTTATTATCGAGCACGTACACCGACGCCGGGGCAAGCTCGTGACCTCTGGAATGGGTAAAGCCGGACAGATTGCGATGAACATCGCCACAACATTCTCCTCGACAGGAACTCCCGCCGTAAATCTCCACCCGAGCGAGGCACAGCACGGCGACCTCGGCGTGCTACAGCCCGACGACGTGATGCTCCTCATCAGCAACTCCGGAAAGACCTACGAAATCATCGCTCTCGTAGAACTTGCCCACAATCTCTATCCCCGGGTGCCACTTATCGTGATAACCGGAAATCCCGACAGTCCGCTCGCCGCGATTGCCGACGTGACACTCTCCACAGGAGGGGCGCCAGAGGTATGTCCGCTCGGACTCACGCCCACCACCTCAACCACAATGATGACCGTTATCGGCGACGTCCTCGTGGTAAATGTTATGCGACTTACCGGATTCTCACGCGAACAGTATGCCCTGCGCCACCACGGCGGATACCTTGGCTCCAAATCTCGCGGCGAAGAATCCTCTACCGAAAGGTAA
- a CDS encoding NADH-quinone oxidoreductase subunit N: protein MDYSQFLVMHQEIGLLVLILLVFLFDTFSSRQAPRGLSMFTVCLFALVTIGGFVYPWDATSATAFGGMYATSPVMTAIKNILNIGALIVLVQAMQWADSEFMKVRRGEFYELLLITLFGMYLMISARHFLLFIIGLETASLPLAALVAFDKQRYESHEAAIKYLLTAVFSSAIFMMGLSFVYALSGTLYFADIAASINPQNSLMLLLAIAFVIAGMGFKLSLVPFHLWTADVYQGAPTTITSYLSVISKGAAAFSFFVIMVQVFGPFYGKAWEWMLYALIILTITVGNLFALRQKNLKRFLAFSSISQAGYIMLGVMAATTQGLGSLMYYILVYIFSNLAAFGVIQAIENKTGKVDMDSYNNLYSTNPKLAFTMMLAMFSLAGIPPFAGFFSKFFIFAAATEPGTPALYVLVLIALINTIISLYYYLLVVKAMFINNQEACVIPAFRSAGSERLAMTVCVAGIILIGIVSCIYNGLIDASVMNPEYIFASFAN from the coding sequence ATGGATTATTCACAGTTTCTGGTCATGCACCAAGAGATAGGATTGCTGGTCCTCATCTTATTGGTCTTTCTTTTCGACACATTCAGCTCGCGGCAGGCACCCCGCGGACTGTCGATGTTCACAGTGTGCCTCTTCGCTTTGGTCACTATCGGCGGATTCGTATATCCCTGGGATGCGACCTCGGCCACGGCTTTCGGCGGCATGTATGCCACCTCGCCTGTGATGACAGCCATCAAGAACATACTCAACATCGGCGCTCTCATCGTGCTGGTGCAGGCCATGCAGTGGGCCGACAGCGAGTTTATGAAGGTGCGCCGCGGAGAGTTCTACGAGCTTCTGCTCATCACCCTCTTCGGTATGTACCTGATGATTTCGGCACGCCACTTCCTGCTCTTCATCATCGGTCTGGAGACAGCTTCTCTGCCGCTTGCCGCCCTTGTGGCCTTTGACAAGCAGCGCTACGAGAGCCACGAGGCCGCCATCAAGTATCTGCTCACAGCCGTGTTCTCCTCGGCGATATTCATGATGGGCCTGTCGTTTGTGTACGCTCTGAGCGGCACCCTCTACTTCGCCGACATCGCCGCATCAATCAATCCGCAGAACAGCCTGATGCTACTTCTCGCCATCGCGTTTGTAATCGCCGGCATGGGCTTTAAGCTCTCGCTTGTGCCGTTCCACCTGTGGACCGCCGACGTATACCAGGGCGCTCCGACCACCATCACCTCGTATCTGTCGGTAATCTCCAAGGGAGCCGCCGCTTTCTCGTTCTTCGTGATAATGGTGCAGGTGTTCGGTCCGTTCTACGGCAAGGCCTGGGAGTGGATGCTCTATGCTCTGATTATCCTCACCATCACCGTAGGTAACCTCTTCGCCCTCCGCCAGAAGAATCTGAAGCGATTCCTCGCTTTCTCGTCGATATCCCAGGCCGGTTATATCATGCTCGGCGTGATGGCCGCCACTACCCAGGGGCTTGGCTCGCTGATGTACTATATCCTTGTGTATATCTTCAGCAACCTCGCTGCCTTCGGTGTAATCCAGGCTATCGAGAACAAGACAGGCAAGGTGGATATGGACAGCTACAACAACCTGTATTCGACCAATCCCAAGTTGGCGTTCACAATGATGCTCGCCATGTTCTCTTTGGCCGGTATCCCGCCGTTTGCGGGCTTCTTCAGCAAGTTCTTCATCTTCGCAGCCGCCACCGAACCGGGCACTCCGGCTCTCTATGTGCTGGTGCTCATCGCGTTGATCAACACTATCATCTCGCTCTACTACTACCTGCTCGTAGTGAAGGCGATGTTTATCAACAACCAGGAAGCCTGCGTGATTCCTGCATTCCGCAGCGCCGGCAGCGAGCGTCTGGCCATGACAGTATGTGTGGCAGGCATCATCCTTATCGGTATTGTGTCGTGCATCTACAACGGCCTTATCGATGCGTCGGTGATGAATCCCGAATACATATTCGCTTCATTCGCCAATTGA